The Synchiropus splendidus isolate RoL2022-P1 chromosome 8, RoL_Sspl_1.0, whole genome shotgun sequence nucleotide sequence CAGCCAGGACAGATACCTGAAGGCCATCTGAGGGGAGAACAGGAGCCAATTCATCAGACGCCGAGCCACATAGGAGCCTCAGAGCATTGGACTGGAAACTTACATCGTCGTAGATTTTGGTTGAAGACTCCACGTAAGTGGACTTGTCTTTAAAAATGAGCTTGGGGATGACTCCcagtattttgttttctctgtccaACTAGAGAGAGACAAGCAAACATGTCAGGATCGATCCTTGTTTCAACCTGAGTGAGGACCGTTACACCTACTCTGACATCCATGACTTTGGTGATTTTCCACAGGTCGATGAGGAGGCCGATGAAGACGCTGACTTGCACCACGAAGTTGGTCTCGTTGTCCAGGATGTAGAGCAGCACCACGAGCGACTGGAAGACTCCAAAGATGATGGAGCGCACCGACAGGCCTTCCAAAGACTGTCGGCTGTTCCAGAACTGGATGTCTGTCGAGGGCCGAGGACAACACCAGTGAATGCAAAGAACTCGTCGCTGCTCACCGTCAAAAACCATGATGTGCTCGCACCATTCTTGAAGGCGAGAAACTCGAAGATGCTGTGTACAATGGAGACCACGATGGTGAGGCCCAGGAGGTAGGGGTTGGTTTCCAGCAGGGCAACCTGCGACAGTTACAATGGCAAATTTGTTTCGGATCCTCCTAAAGGACGGATCGGATCTTGAGCTCTGGTTCAAATCCTGACCTTGACGGAGTCTTGGTCCTCGTCAGACTGTTCGTACGTGTCCTCTGGCAGGAAGTTCCACGGCGAGCGAGCGTTCTGAGCGGCGTACAGCTGCCAGCGCCACAAGGTCAGCGGGCAGTAGCTGAGGCGCAGCGGCAGTTTGCTCAAGGTCTCGTTGATGGGATAGTAGTCCTTCTGAAGGTTCCAGTAGTCGTTGAAGTAAACGATGGGGTAGTAGTCGCCGCTGACGGCGTCAAACTTCACATCTGGAGGGGAAGGAGAGGGCCACGTAAGAAAGATGCAACACCTCAACTCAACAGAGGGGAACGAGAAGGAACTCACGTTGGTCCAGCGGTGGCGGCACAGAGCCTTTGACCCAGGCTGTGTGGTCGTCCACCATGTTGATGGTTAGATTGGGATGCCAGTGGGAGATGATCTCCACAGGACCATGGCTCTCTGCTCGCTGAAAATGAAGACGTGCCAGAAGAATTAATGTCCAAGAAATAACCAAAATATGTGTGAATTGAACTCgtgttgaattgaattgaagttGTTGACCATAACACGATGGTTACATGAGAGGAAAATGTATCAGCCATTCAAAATATGTGACAGTCTTGTGGAGTGCAGTCGTGGAGTCCACAATATCTGTGAGAGGAAGAGTCCGTGTTTGGACACACCCACCACCCAGCTGGCTGCGGAGCTCACTTTGACTCAGTTGGTGGTTAAAAACGGTGCATTGATGTGTGGCGGTACTTGCTTTCAGAATCACTCCgaagaaaaactgaaacaaaccTCAAGCAGCACTGTGGTGAGAGGTGTTTGTAGGCGAGTCACAACAAGTGCCGTTATCACACCATATGTTGATACACTGCCTGGcccaaaaaaaaatgtcgtcACCAagaaaaagggtcatacactctaatattttgttggaccgcctttagctttCATTACAGCACGCATCccctgtggcattgtttcgataagcttctgccatgtcacaagatttatttccatccagtgttgcattaatttttcaccaagatcttgcatggATGATGGTAGATTCTGACCGCTGCAcgaagccttctccagcacatcccaaagattctcaatggggttcaggtctggactctgtggtggccaatccatgtgtgacaATGATGTCACATGCTTCCTGAATCAgtttttcacaatttgagcccgatgaatcctggcattgtcatcttggaatatgcccgtgccatcagggaagaaaaaaatccattgatggaataacctggtcactcagtatattcaggtagtcacctgacctcattctttgagcacataatgttgctaaACCTAggcctgaccaactgcagcaaccccagcgCCAGGCAGTGTACTATCGTCGAGCATTACTTGTGACACATACACAACTTTCCCCACATAACTCTTAACTCATGAGCTGCTTGTGAGCTTAAATTAGCTTGGTTTGCGGTTATGTTAGCTGGGTTGCTATGTTATGTTTTCTGTTATATGTTATCTGTTATGTTATTTTAGCTTATTTTAGATTATGTTAGACTAGTTCAGATTTTAGATTTTTAGACAGATAGACAAAAACGATTACAAGTAGACATGACTAAAATGTGACTAAAACTAATAACTAGTTTCGTCTAAAAGACTGAAACTAAGACCAAAACTGAAATCAAAAAACAGCACTGTTCCAGTGCGAGCAGTAAACTGGGTCACAGCTCCAGCGACGATCGAGCCTGGTGTTTCCTCACCTTGATCATCTCTGGATCTGCTTCTGTCTCTCCTGTCAGCAGATTTTTGGTCTTCAGAAACTTCCTGCGCTTGAACTTGTTGAGCActgaaaagaaagagaaggCGAATGAAGCAGTTTCGCACTAAAATAGCAAAAACATTGGCGCTCACTTCGTGTGGAGTGGACTGTCGACAGTCTCCGGTACTGGCCCTTCCGTTTGGGGTCTGGGTGGAAGCCGCTCTTCGTGAAGTAGACATGGATATAAAGGGATCCGTTCTGTTGAACAGCCTTCAGGGCGTCAGAGAAAACCATCAGGTTAGTGGTGAGTTACTGGGTCAAAGCCAAAACCAGCCCTCACCTCAGGGATCTCCATCTCTTTATACTGCTCGTAGCAGCCGTCTCCGTTCTCCCCCGTGGTCCAGTCGCCATAAACCAGATCCCTGTGGAACCAGAAGAGGGACTCTGTGTTGTTGAAGTCAGTGAACACCTCTTCCTGGGAGACATAGACGTAAAGGTCCTGCAGGCACAGAGAGGGGCCAGATAGGTGAGCGCAGTGCACCTCAAAAAGGATCTCCAATCTTAATGGAAAAAGATGTCAAACCATGAGCGTGTCCTTGGGGAAGAGGTTTCTGCTGGGCACTCTGGGTGCACCGGCCGGCGTGCTGGGGTCAGGGGTGGACGGGCCTCGGCGGAACCAGCTACTTATGGCCCAGATGACAAAGATTCTAGAAGAAAAGAAAGGCCATTGAATTAAGAGAGGCAAGCGTTTGTCACATAGCAACTGAAGATTCTGCTGTCAAAATCGTGGAGCAGCACCACGACTAATCTTATTAAGCCGTTTCCAGTCCACCCGAAGAACAACCAGACAGCCTGTCACATGTCACATTAGTGTCATCAATTCACCACAGAACAGACGCCAacacagagggaggaaacaaaTCACCAGTGTCTTCAATGTTACGACAGAAGACACCCGTAACACGTTGGTTTGATAAGTCGTACACTCAACCCAAAAACAGGTCTGGATGgggatatggacaaaaaaatgatcACGATAAATGTTATTTCAGCGATGCCAATAATTatcacgacaaatacattttcatgctattccatgtgttggacactgcagtctctcgtgaaactgttttatgatgaaacttactAGTGGAGTtcgtctccaacatcatgatttgtttatgtttaaatataatagctaactaagtgtagagatgagaaatttaatgtttcacgtctctggtagaagccgctggtgtctgacagactgctctgccagctttattcaggggttaaattgagccgtttgtctgctgtatctcatgtctctgaacagttgacttgaactatggaccagtctggacacatttcctagatgctattgaagaaatattagaaataatgtgagtaaATGATCATTCAGTCATATTCCATTCTCGAAATCATTAAGCAAACTTCagttctttgtcttgtgtgatgaaaaaatattttcacaattctctctcctaaaatggttgttttctgttgccttattgaagatttcactaatactttgaccactttagtatttgttgatggtccctaactgatgc carries:
- the clptm1 gene encoding putative lipid scramblase CLPTM1, with amino-acid sequence MATQESEATRAAGSNGEVNSNGTAATTDGQAVQTAGNGQEAQQQQQQQQPAPNAWQVIKGVLFRIFVIWAISSWFRRGPSTPDPSTPAGAPRVPSRNLFPKDTLMDLYVYVSQEEVFTDFNNTESLFWFHRDLVYGDWTTGENGDGCYEQYKEMEIPEAVQQNGSLYIHVYFTKSGFHPDPKRKGQYRRLSTVHSTRMLNKFKRRKFLKTKNLLTGETEADPEMIKRAESHGPVEIISHWHPNLTINMVDDHTAWVKGSVPPPLDQHVKFDAVSGDYYPIVYFNDYWNLQKDYYPINETLSKLPLRLSYCPLTLWRWQLYAAQNARSPWNFLPEDTYEQSDEDQDSVKVALLETNPYLLGLTIVVSIVHSIFEFLAFKNDIQFWNSRQSLEGLSVRSIIFGVFQSLVVLLYILDNETNFVVQVSVFIGLLIDLWKITKVMDVRLDRENKILGVIPKLIFKDKSTYVESSTKIYDDMAFRYLSWLLYPLFGCYAIYSLLYVEHKGWYSWVLSMLYGFLLTFGFITMTPQLFINYKMKSVAHLPWRMLTYKALNTFIDDLFAFVIKMPMMYRIGCLRDDVVFFIYLYQRWIYRVDPNRVNEFGTSGVDHNQTNGDAVTSPAEAITDKPEEEKKKD